From Selenomonas sp. AB3002, one genomic window encodes:
- the secD gene encoding protein translocase subunit SecD, which produces MKLLGCVIAIVALFLAFVKPLAFSIRQGLDLQGGTHVVLEAEDTDIAQVNDDAMNRVITIMEKRVNALGLTEPIIQREGERRVIIELPGVNDPDAAIKTIGKTAMLEFKDEEGNTVLNGTDLQDAQAATNQQTGQNVVNLTFSDEGAKKFADLTMKNVGRTIAILLDGEVLTAPNVREPILGGKAEITGQKTLEEAQNLAVVLRSGALPVKVNIIETRTVGPSLGQDSKDKSAFAFAVGLGAVLVFMILFYRLSGFIADIALMAYTMMLLGLLYLLDATLTLPGVAGIILSIGMAVDANVLIFEHFKEEYRLNGKTLRLSMQAGFERAFTTIFDSNITTIIAAMVLFFLGTGTIRGFAITLGLGTLLSMLTAITLTRYMLKLMIDSKISTNANAYGANGYMLMDKRPGQKEDTANA; this is translated from the coding sequence ATGAAGCTCTTGGGCTGCGTCATAGCTATAGTGGCGCTGTTCCTGGCTTTCGTGAAGCCCCTGGCCTTCTCCATCCGCCAGGGCCTTGACCTCCAGGGCGGCACCCATGTGGTGCTGGAGGCTGAGGACACAGACATTGCCCAGGTAAATGACGATGCTATGAACCGCGTCATCACCATCATGGAGAAGCGCGTCAATGCGCTGGGCCTCACTGAGCCCATCATCCAGCGTGAGGGCGAGCGCCGCGTCATCATCGAGCTGCCCGGCGTCAATGACCCGGATGCGGCCATCAAGACCATCGGCAAGACCGCCATGCTGGAATTCAAGGATGAGGAAGGCAATACGGTGCTGAACGGTACCGATCTGCAGGATGCCCAGGCTGCCACCAACCAGCAGACGGGGCAGAATGTGGTCAACCTCACCTTCTCTGACGAGGGTGCCAAGAAGTTCGCTGACCTCACCATGAAGAACGTGGGCCGCACCATTGCCATCCTGCTGGACGGCGAGGTGCTGACGGCGCCCAATGTCCGCGAGCCCATCCTGGGGGGCAAGGCTGAGATCACCGGCCAGAAGACCCTGGAAGAGGCACAGAACCTGGCTGTGGTGCTCCGCAGCGGTGCCCTGCCCGTTAAGGTCAATATCATAGAGACCCGCACGGTGGGCCCGTCCCTGGGACAGGATTCCAAGGACAAGTCCGCCTTCGCCTTTGCTGTAGGCCTGGGGGCGGTGCTGGTGTTCATGATCCTGTTTTATCGTCTTTCCGGCTTCATTGCTGACATTGCCCTGATGGCTTATACCATGATGCTGCTGGGCCTGCTCTACCTTTTGGATGCAACCCTTACTCTGCCCGGTGTGGCCGGTATCATCCTCTCCATTGGTATGGCAGTTGACGCCAACGTGCTGATTTTCGAGCACTTCAAGGAGGAGTACAGGCTGAACGGCAAGACCCTGCGCCTGTCCATGCAGGCCGGTTTTGAGCGTGCCTTCACCACCATCTTCGACTCCAATATCACCACGATCATTGCAGCCATGGTGCTGTTCTTCCTTGGCACAGGCACCATTCGCGGCTTCGCCATCACTTTGGGCCTTGGTACCCTGCTGTCCATGCTGACGGCTATCACCCTGACCCGCTACATGCTGAAGCTCATGATTGATTCCAAGATTTCCACCAATGCCAACGCCTATGGCGCCAACGGCTACATGCTGATGGATAAACGTCCCGGACAGAAGGAGGATACTGCCAATGCCTAA
- the tgt gene encoding tRNA guanosine(34) transglycosylase Tgt: protein MAAITYELIKQDETTGARAGIIHTPHGSFPTPIFMPVGTQATVKGVSPEELKDLGAGIILSNTYHLFLRPGMELVKEAGGLHKFMHWDGAILTDSGGFQVFSLGELRKITEEGVTFRSHLDGSRKFLSPEVSMEVQMCLGSDIVMAFDECVPYPADYEYAKRSTERTLRWAKRCQAAMTAPNQGLFGIVQGGMYKDLREWHAKEMTALDFPGYAVGGLSVGEPKELMYEMLEYSTAHLPKDKARYLMGVGTPDHLVEGVARGIDMFDCVYPTRVARNGMAMTWHGRLVMKNSNFTHDHNVLEEGCGCYACRNGYTRAYIRHLVRAGEIFGLRLLSLHNLYFLEEFVRRMRTAILEDRFPAFRAEFLENYNPRGNK, encoded by the coding sequence TTGGCTGCGATTACCTATGAGCTCATCAAGCAGGATGAGACCACTGGTGCCCGTGCGGGTATCATCCATACTCCCCATGGCTCTTTTCCTACGCCTATCTTCATGCCTGTGGGCACTCAGGCTACGGTGAAGGGGGTTTCTCCCGAGGAACTGAAGGACCTGGGGGCGGGGATTATCCTTTCCAATACCTACCACCTCTTCCTGCGCCCTGGCATGGAGCTGGTTAAGGAGGCCGGGGGGCTGCACAAGTTCATGCACTGGGATGGGGCTATCCTTACGGATAGCGGCGGCTTCCAGGTCTTCAGCTTGGGTGAGCTTCGGAAAATCACTGAAGAAGGTGTAACCTTCCGTTCCCATCTGGATGGTTCCAGGAAGTTCCTCTCGCCTGAGGTGTCCATGGAGGTGCAGATGTGCCTGGGCTCTGACATTGTCATGGCCTTTGACGAATGTGTGCCTTATCCGGCGGACTATGAGTATGCCAAGCGCTCCACGGAGCGCACCCTGCGCTGGGCCAAGCGTTGCCAGGCTGCCATGACAGCTCCAAATCAGGGGCTTTTCGGCATTGTCCAGGGGGGCATGTACAAGGACCTGCGTGAGTGGCACGCCAAGGAAATGACGGCCCTTGACTTCCCCGGCTATGCCGTGGGCGGCCTTTCTGTAGGCGAGCCCAAGGAACTCATGTATGAGATGCTGGAGTATTCCACGGCCCATCTGCCCAAGGACAAGGCCCGCTACCTCATGGGTGTGGGCACGCCTGATCATCTGGTGGAGGGCGTGGCCCGGGGCATTGACATGTTTGACTGCGTCTATCCCACCCGGGTGGCACGCAACGGCATGGCCATGACCTGGCACGGCCGCCTGGTGATGAAGAACTCCAACTTCACCCATGACCACAATGTGCTGGAAGAGGGTTGCGGCTGCTATGCCTGCCGCAATGGCTACACCCGGGCCTATATCCGCCATCTGGTGAGGGCAGGGGAGATCTTCGGCCTGCGGCTCCTGTCCCTGCACAATCTCTACTTCCTGGAAGAGTTCGTGCGCCGCATGCGCACAGCCATCCTGGAGGACAGGTTCCCGGCCTTCAGAGCAGAGTTCCTGGAGAATTATAATCCGCGGGGGAATAAATAA
- a CDS encoding 5-formyltetrahydrofolate cyclo-ligase, producing MAVDKGALRKGILKARRSLSAEYRQKASEAIIARLFELEAYQQARAVMAYASMADEVQLQGLLEHSLNVGKLLALPYVISKGLMGAVRLKALEDLTEGAYGILTVAEEGREMLPPGSLDLIVVPGAAFGRDGSRLGMGAGFYDRFLSEREPQARRIALCFDCQLAEEIPMEAHDQRVEAIITETRFIDCRRGQ from the coding sequence ATGGCAGTGGACAAGGGGGCGCTGAGAAAAGGAATCCTCAAGGCCCGGCGTAGCCTGTCCGCTGAATATCGGCAAAAGGCTTCTGAGGCTATTATAGCCAGGCTGTTTGAGCTTGAAGCTTATCAACAGGCTCGTGCTGTGATGGCGTATGCCTCCATGGCAGATGAGGTGCAGCTGCAGGGCCTGCTTGAGCACAGCTTGAATGTAGGCAAGCTTTTGGCTCTTCCCTACGTTATCTCCAAGGGGCTGATGGGGGCCGTGAGGCTGAAAGCTCTGGAAGACCTGACGGAAGGTGCCTATGGCATTCTTACCGTGGCGGAGGAGGGAAGGGAGATGCTTCCTCCCGGCTCTTTGGACCTGATAGTGGTGCCAGGAGCAGCCTTCGGCCGCGATGGCTCAAGACTGGGAATGGGAGCGGGCTTCTATGACAGGTTCCTGTCCGAAAGGGAGCCACAGGCCCGCCGCATCGCTCTTTGCTTTGACTGCCAGCTGGCAGAGGAAATACCCATGGAAGCGCATGACCAGCGGGTGGAGGCCATCATCACCGAGACCCGCTTCATAGATTGCCGCAGGGGGCAGTGA
- the yajC gene encoding preprotein translocase subunit YajC, producing the protein MSPDMLAAIGTWGPIFVMVAVFYFLLYRPQKNEQKRRQAMLDSLKAGDEVVTIGGIYGVITALNEKSVRLKIANQVEIKAARSAIASVTESEA; encoded by the coding sequence TTGAGTCCTGATATGTTGGCGGCCATTGGCACCTGGGGGCCTATCTTCGTTATGGTGGCGGTGTTTTACTTCCTCCTGTACAGGCCCCAGAAGAATGAACAGAAGCGCCGTCAGGCTATGCTTGACAGCCTGAAGGCTGGCGATGAGGTAGTTACTATCGGTGGCATCTACGGAGTGATCACGGCCCTGAATGAAAAGAGTGTCCGCCTGAAGATTGCCAATCAGGTGGAGATCAAGGCGGCCAGGTCAGCCATTGCTTCTGTGACGGAGAGCGAGGCCTGA
- a CDS encoding PP2C family protein-serine/threonine phosphatase: MEVKIGLAKTAKYATGICGDSCDIAERPHGGISAIIADGQGNGLAAHHTSSWVVNKAVSLISDGARDGAVARAVHDYLYAMKDKKVSCTLTVLSADLDTETLVISRNSNCPVIVKTEEYETVYDEDVSPIGVNRHMKPLMYELPLTPGLVVVSYTDGIAHAGRKRTGQAADFEKILEIVRKNGPEDAAYIAKSIMEYALSLDQEKASDDMTVVVMGITGGSPSEPKIEQFEVTYPY; encoded by the coding sequence ATGGAAGTAAAAATTGGACTTGCCAAGACCGCCAAGTATGCCACGGGCATCTGCGGTGATTCCTGCGATATTGCGGAGCGTCCCCACGGGGGCATTTCTGCCATCATCGCTGATGGCCAGGGCAACGGACTGGCGGCTCACCATACCAGCAGCTGGGTGGTGAACAAGGCCGTGTCCCTGATTTCTGACGGAGCCCGGGACGGGGCTGTGGCCAGGGCCGTGCATGACTACCTCTACGCCATGAAGGACAAGAAGGTGTCCTGTACCCTGACAGTCCTCAGCGCAGACTTGGATACGGAGACTCTGGTCATCAGCCGGAACTCCAACTGTCCTGTCATCGTAAAGACTGAGGAATATGAGACGGTGTATGATGAGGACGTGAGCCCCATTGGCGTGAACCGCCACATGAAGCCCCTCATGTACGAGCTTCCCCTGACTCCGGGGCTGGTGGTAGTGAGCTACACCGATGGCATTGCCCATGCGGGCCGCAAGCGCACAGGCCAGGCGGCTGACTTTGAGAAGATCCTGGAGATTGTCCGCAAGAACGGTCCGGAGGATGCAGCCTACATTGCCAAGAGCATCATGGAATATGCCCTGTCCTTAGATCAGGAAAAGGCCTCGGACGATATGACTGTGGTGGTCATGGGCATTACAGGCGGCTCTCCAAGTGAGCCGAAGATTGAGCAGTTTGAAGTGACCTATCCGTATTGA